In the Neomonachus schauinslandi chromosome 13, ASM220157v2, whole genome shotgun sequence genome, one interval contains:
- the RNF183 gene encoding E3 ubiquitin-protein ligase RNF183, with protein MAERQGREPECPVCWNPFNNTFHTPKVLDCCHSFCVECLAHLSLVTPARRQLLCPLCRQPTVLASGQLVTDLPTDTAVLTLLRLEPHHVILEGHQLCLKDQPKSRYFLRQPRVYTVHLGPEPGSQTGPPQDMGPTTRSLPIPIPSHYSLRECFRNPQFRIFSYLMAVILSVTLLLIFSIFWTKQFLWGVG; from the coding sequence ATGGCGGAGCGGCAGGGCCGGGAGCCTGAGTGCCCTGTCTGCTGGAACCCCTTCAACAACACATTTCACACTCCCAAAGTGCTGGACTGTTGTCACTCCTTCTGTGTGGAGTGCCTGGCCCACCTCAGCCTGGTAACTCCAGCCCGGCGCCAGTTGCTGTGCCCACTCTGTCGCCAGCCCACTGTGCTGGCCTCTGGGCAGCTGGTCACTGACTTGCCCACAGATACTGCCGTGCTCACCCTGCTTCGCCTGGAGCCCCACCACGTCATCCTGGAAGGCCACCAGCTCTGTCTCAAGGACCAGCCCAAGAGCCGCTACTTCCTGCGCCAGCCCCGGGTCTATACGGTGCACCTAGGCCCTGAGCCTGGGAGCCAAACGGGGCCCCCCCAGGACATGGGCCCTACCACCAGGTCTCTGCCCATTCCCATCCCCAGCCACTACTCTCTGAGGGAGTgtttccgcaaccctcagttcCGGATCTTTTCTTACCTGATGGCTGTTATCCTCAGTGTCACTCTGTTGCTCATCTTCTCCATCTTTTGGACCAAGCAATTCCTTTGGGGTGTGGGGTGA